A genomic segment from Nocardiopsis sp. Huas11 encodes:
- the pknB gene encoding Stk1 family PASTA domain-containing Ser/Thr kinase translates to MDMTTSDPLVGSTLDRRYFVESRIAGGGMATVYVAHDLRLDRRLALKVMHASLAQDPTFVQRFINEAHSVAKLSHPNVVQVFDQGEDQGHVFLAMEYVPGRTLRDMLKERGRLTPRDALNTMAPVLAALGAAHQAGMVHRDVKPENVLITEDGRVKVADFGLARAVEQSNQGLTRTGTLMGTAAYLAPEQIEKGTADARSDVYASGIMFYELLTGSQPHTGETPIAIAYQHVTEDVPRPSHFLPGLPPEVDALVTKATERDPRYRPSNAGQFLAKVLEVLGRLPEDTAAPAGPLPPVAAGAAPTAAVTAPQLIAGGAGPGTQNATMIVEMGGADFADAPYEDTDYPDDDGPRGRRGLLMGVGAAALAVVLIAAGWWFFLGQYEAVPEVVGASPEAAREDIRTAGLVYDLVEEPVYSDEEPGTVARTEPKAGERLSPGDDVSVFLSMGPQEVEMPDLKGENITNAIAALEDLGFDPETLVEDPVDAEGVAPGEVISTDPEAGAEADREEGVTLTISRGIEVPAVTGQELEEAERTLEELGLTVSVTEEESEEVDEGVVITQSPDNGSTVGAGGEVELTVSTGPPEIEIPDVTGKRVGEAKEILEEAGFKVKVDRLFGGSVVASQSHTGTAPEDTEITITATPGGFDLGDLEGNGNGNGNGNGNGNGNGNGNGNGNDDDDD, encoded by the coding sequence GTGGACATGACGACTTCCGACCCGCTCGTAGGCTCGACTCTGGACCGACGCTACTTCGTCGAGTCCCGGATCGCCGGTGGTGGGATGGCGACCGTCTACGTCGCCCACGACCTCCGCCTGGACCGACGGCTCGCGCTCAAGGTCATGCACGCGTCCCTGGCGCAGGACCCGACCTTCGTCCAGCGCTTCATCAACGAGGCCCACTCGGTCGCCAAGCTCTCGCACCCCAACGTCGTCCAGGTCTTCGACCAGGGCGAGGACCAGGGCCACGTGTTCCTGGCCATGGAGTACGTCCCCGGGCGCACGCTCCGCGACATGCTCAAGGAGCGCGGCCGGCTCACGCCCAGGGACGCCCTGAACACGATGGCGCCGGTCCTGGCCGCCCTGGGGGCCGCCCACCAGGCGGGGATGGTGCACCGCGACGTCAAGCCCGAGAACGTCCTGATCACCGAGGACGGCCGGGTCAAGGTGGCCGACTTCGGTCTGGCCCGCGCGGTGGAGCAGTCCAACCAGGGCCTGACCCGGACCGGGACGCTCATGGGCACCGCCGCCTACCTGGCGCCGGAGCAGATCGAGAAGGGCACCGCCGACGCGCGCAGCGACGTGTACGCGTCCGGCATCATGTTCTACGAGCTGCTCACGGGCAGCCAGCCGCACACCGGCGAGACGCCGATCGCGATCGCCTACCAGCACGTGACCGAGGACGTCCCGCGCCCGTCGCACTTCCTTCCCGGCCTGCCGCCCGAGGTCGACGCCCTGGTGACCAAGGCCACCGAGCGCGACCCCCGGTACCGTCCGAGCAACGCGGGACAGTTCCTCGCCAAGGTCCTCGAGGTCCTGGGGCGGCTGCCCGAGGACACCGCGGCGCCGGCCGGACCGCTGCCGCCCGTGGCCGCCGGAGCCGCGCCGACGGCCGCCGTCACCGCGCCCCAGCTGATCGCGGGCGGCGCCGGGCCGGGCACCCAGAACGCGACGATGATCGTGGAGATGGGCGGCGCCGACTTCGCCGACGCCCCCTACGAGGACACCGACTACCCCGACGACGACGGCCCCCGAGGCCGCCGCGGCCTCCTGATGGGGGTCGGCGCCGCGGCGCTGGCGGTCGTGCTCATCGCCGCCGGCTGGTGGTTCTTCCTGGGCCAGTACGAGGCGGTGCCCGAGGTGGTCGGGGCCAGCCCCGAGGCCGCCCGGGAGGACATCCGCACCGCCGGACTGGTCTACGACCTGGTCGAGGAACCCGTCTACAGCGACGAGGAGCCGGGCACGGTCGCCCGGACCGAGCCCAAGGCCGGCGAGCGGCTCTCGCCCGGCGACGACGTCAGCGTGTTCCTGTCCATGGGGCCGCAGGAAGTGGAGATGCCCGACCTCAAGGGCGAGAACATCACCAACGCCATCGCGGCCCTGGAGGACCTGGGCTTCGACCCCGAGACGCTCGTGGAGGACCCCGTCGACGCCGAGGGCGTGGCGCCCGGCGAGGTGATCTCCACCGACCCCGAGGCCGGCGCCGAGGCCGACCGCGAGGAGGGCGTCACCCTCACCATCAGCCGCGGCATCGAGGTGCCCGCGGTCACCGGGCAGGAGCTGGAGGAGGCCGAGCGCACGCTCGAGGAGCTCGGTCTGACCGTGTCGGTCACCGAGGAGGAGAGCGAGGAGGTCGACGAGGGCGTGGTGATCACGCAGAGCCCCGACAACGGCAGCACGGTCGGCGCCGGCGGCGAGGTCGAGCTCACGGTGTCCACCGGTCCGCCGGAGATCGAGATCCCCGACGTCACCGGCAAGCGCGTGGGCGAGGCCAAGGAGATCCTGGAGGAGGCCGGCTTCAAGGTCAAGGTCGACCGCCTGTTCGGCGGGAGCGTCGTGGCGTCGCAGTCGCACACCGGGACCGCGCCCGAGGACACCGAGATCACCATCACGGCGACCCCGGGCGGCTTCGACCTGGGCGACCTCGAGGGCAACGGCAACGGGAACGGCAATGGGAACGGCAACGGCAACGGCAACGGGAACGGGAACGGGAACGGCAACGACGATGACGACGACTGA